The following proteins are co-located in the Anguilla rostrata isolate EN2019 unplaced genomic scaffold, ASM1855537v3 scaf0254, whole genome shotgun sequence genome:
- the LOC135246396 gene encoding ribonuclease inhibitor-like, translating into MSPNCKLQRLGLNNCKLTQKCCNIVASALQSSNSPLRDLDLSNNNLGDSGVELLCAGLRSPNCKLQRLGLGWCNLTEGCCDVLASVLRSPDSELRDLELRDNELQDSGVRALSAGLEDPYCNLQRLGLSGCRVTQRGCDSLALALCSNPSHLRELDLRYNHPGDPGVKALSAAKLDTLKLL; encoded by the exons actgaacaactgtaaactcacacagaagtgctgtaatattgtggcctcagctctccagtcatcaaactcacccctgagagatctggacctcagcaacaataacctgggagattcaggagtggagctgctctgtgctggattgaggagtccaaactgtaaactacagagactggg gctgggttggtgtaatctcacagagggctgctgtgatgttctggcctcagtcctgcgttctcctgactcagagctgagagatctggagctcagagacaacgagctgcaggattcaggagtgagagcgctctctgctggactggaggacccatACTGTAatctgcagagactggg gctgtcaggctgtagagtcacacagagaggctgtgattctctggctttaGCTCtatgttcaaacccctcacacctgagagagctggacctgagatacaatcacccaggagacccAGGAGTAaaagcgctgtctgctgctaaactggacacactcaaactgctgtaa